The Camelina sativa cultivar DH55 chromosome 14, Cs, whole genome shotgun sequence genome includes a window with the following:
- the LOC104739486 gene encoding nuclear transcription factor Y subunit C-9 — protein MDQQEHGQSGAINYGTNPYQSNPMTTTAATVSGGATQPGQLAFHQIHQQQQQQQLAQQLQAFWENQFKDIEKTTDFKNHSLPLARIKKIMKADEDVRMISAEAPVVFARACEMFILELTLRSWNHTEENKRRTLQKNDIAAAVTRTDIFDFLVDIVPREDLRDEVLGSIPRGTVPEAAAAGYPYGYLPPGTAPIGNPGMVMGNPGAAYPPNPYMGQPMWQQQAPDQPDSEN, from the coding sequence ATGGATCAACAAGAGCATGGTCAGTCCGGAGCTATCAACTACGGAACAAACCCATACCAATCCAATCCCATGACTACCACTGCTGCTACTGTATCCGGGGGTGCGACACAACCAGGCCAGCTGGCGTTCCACCAGATccatcagcagcaacaacagcaacagctTGCACAGCAGCTTCAAGCCTTCTGGGAGAACCAGTTCAAGGATATTGAGAAGACAACCGATTTCAAGAACCACAGCCTTCCTCTCGCCAGAATCAAGAAAATCATGAAAGCTGACGAGGATGTTCGTATGATCTCTGCTGAAGCCCCTGTCGTCTTTGCAAGGGCCTGTGAGATGTTCATTTTGGAGCTGACACTCAGGTCGTGGAACCACACTGAGGAGAATAAGAGGAGGACGCTGCAGAAGAATGATATCGCCGCTGCTGTGACTAGAACAGATATCTTTGACTTTCTTGTGGATATTGTTCCCCGAGAGGATCTCCGGGATGAGGTCTTGGGAAGTATTCCGAGGGGGACTGTCCCTGAGGCCGCTGCTGCTGGTTACCCTTATGGATACTTGCCTCCAGGAACAGCTCCAATTGGGAACCCGGGAATGGTTATGGGTAACCCCGGTGCTGCATACCCACCTAATCCGTATATGGGTCAACCGATGTGGCAACAACAGGCACCTGACCAACCTGACTCGGAAAATTAG
- the LOC104739487 gene encoding amidase 1-like, with amino-acid sequence MATDNDFGAFIEKLTISPIPPSSFPPSLLGLTFAIKDIFDVEGRVTGFGNPDWLRTHTAATSTAPAVSSLLEAGATALGITIMDEMAYSINGENAHYGTPRNPIAFDRVPGGSSSGSAVAVAARLVDFSIGTDTGGSVRVPASYCGIFGFRPSHNAVSTAGVTPMAQSFDTVGWFARDTATLKRVGSVLLEKPHLNCIKPDQLIIADDCFKLCSVPRDMLVQPLVGSVEKLFGGNTVVKKVNLGEYIEENVPSLKHFMTSHDVTTQQEFSIPSLMALSSSMRLLQRYEFKINHGEWVSSVKPEFGPGISARIEEAINTSDEKIDLCRSVKSELKAALSTLLGEKGVLVIPTVPGPPPHLKADVAALESFRSRAFSLLSIAGVSGFCQVSIPLGLHENLPVSVSLVATYGSDGFLLSLVDSLAELNLLYMID; translated from the exons ATGGCGACAGATAATGATTTTGGAGCTTTCATTGAGAAATTAACAATTTCTCCAATTCCTCCTTCCTCGTTTCCTCCTTCTCTACTGGGTCTTACTTTTGCCATTAAAGATAT TTTTGATGTGGAAGGACGCGTAACGGGTTTTGGTAACCCGGATTGGTTAAGGACACATACGGCAGCTACTTCCACCGCTCCTGCAGTTTCATCTCTCTTAGAAGCTGGTGCCACCGCTTTGGGTATTACCATCATGGATGAAATGGCTTACAG TATAAACGGAGAAAATGCGCATTATGGGACTCCGAGAAACCCGATTGCTTTTGACAGAGTGCCTGGCGGATCATCGAGTGGCTCAGCCGTAGCTGTAGCTGCTCGTCTTGTGGATTTTTCTATTG GAACTGATACCGGAGGGAGTGTACGAGTTCCAGCATCTTACTGTGGCATTTTTGGTTTCAGGCCATCACATAATGCTGTTTCCACTGCAGGAGTTACTCCAATGGCTCAGAGCTTCGACACAGTTG GATGGTTTGCTCGGGACACAGCTACTTTGAAACGTGTAGGTAGTGTTCTTTTGGAGAAGCCTCACTTGAACTGCATCAAACCAGATCAACTGATCATCGCGGATGACTGCTTCAAGCTGTGTAGTGTACCACGTGATATGTTGGTGCAGCCTCTGGTTGGATCCGTGGAAAAGTTGTTTGGAG GCAACACTGTAGTAAAGAAGGTGAATCTTGGAGAATACATTGAAGAGAATGTTCCTAGCCTTAAACATTTCATGACAAGTCACGATGTCACGACACAACAAGAGTTCAGCATTCCGTCTCTCATGGCTCTATCGAGTTCAATGAGATTGTTACAGAG GTATGAGTTTAAGATAAACCATGGTGAATGGGTCTCGTCGGTGAAGCCAGAGTTTGGTCCTGGAATATCAGCACGGATTGAGGAAGCTATCAACACGTCCGACGAGAAGATCGACCTTTGCCGGTCTGTAAAATCCGAACTTAAAGCGGCTCTATCAACTTTGCTTGGG GAGAAAGGTGTGTTGGTGATTCCAACGGTACCAGGTCCTCCACCGCATCTGAAAGCTGATGTGGCTGCACTTGAATCTTTCCGCAGCAGAGCCTTCAGCTTGTTGTCCATCGCCGGCGTATCTGGATTCTGTCAG GTGAGTATACCATTAGGGCTACACGAAAATCTTCCGGTATCGGTATCCTTGGTAGCTACGTATGGCTCAGACGGTTTTCTTCTCAGTCTTGTGGATTCCCTTGCGGAACTTAacttattatatatgattgattga
- the LOC104739484 gene encoding phosphoglycerate mutase-like protein AT74H, whose translation MVNHEKKMPPKRIILMRHGESAGNIDAGAYATTPDHKIPLTEEGRAQAREAGKRMRALISTQSGGTCGENWRVYFYVSPYERTRTTLREVGKGFSRKRVIGVREECRIREQDFGNFQVEERMRVVKETRERFGRFFYRFPEGESAADVYDRVSSFLESMWRDVDMNRHQVDPSSELNLVIVSHGLTSRVFLTKWFKWTVEEFERLNNFGNCEFRVMELGASGEYTFGIHHTEEEMLGWGMSKEMIDDQMDRVDGCRVTSNDSCSLHLNEYFDLLDVTDDEE comes from the exons atggtgaaccATGAGAAGAAGATGCCCCCGAAACGCATCATACTTATGCGTCACGGTGAGTCCGCAGGGAACATCGACGCAGGTGCATACGCTACCACACCAGATCACAAGATCCCTCTGACGGAAGAAGGACGAGCGCAGGCGCGTGAGGCCGGTAAGAGAATGAGAGCACTCATATCAACTCAAAGCGGCGGGACGTGTGGAGAGAACTGGCGCGTGTATTTCTACGTGTCGCCTTACGAGAGAACCAGGACGACTTTGAGGGAAGTGGGGAAAGGGTTCTCGAGGAAGCGCGTGATAGGAGTGAGGGAAGAGTGTAGGATCCGAGAACAAGACTTCGGGAACTTTCAAGTTGAAGAGAGGATGAGAGTTGTCAAGGAGACTAGGGAACGTTTCGGTAGATTTTTCTATCGTTTCCCCGAAGGTGAATCTGCCGCCGACGTCTACGATCGTGTTtcta GTTTTCTGGAGTCGATGTGGAGGGACGTGGACATGAACAGGCATCAGGTGGATCCATCAAGTGAACTAAACCTAGTGATAGTGTCACACGGACTGACCTCTCGGGTGTTTCTAACGAAATGGTTCAAGTGGACGGTGGAAGAGTTCGAGCGGTTGAACAACTTTGGGAACTGCGAGTTTCGAGTGATGGAGTTAGGAGCGAGCGGAGAGTACACTTTCGGGATACACCACACCGAAGAAGAGATGTTGGGTTGGGGTATGTCCAAAGAAATGATTGATGATCAAATGGATCGTGTTGATGGTTGTCGTGTTACATCGAACGATTCTTGTTCATTGCATCTTAAtgagtattttgatttgttagATGTCACCGATGATGAAgaatga
- the LOC104739485 gene encoding cation/calcium exchanger 5-like isoform X3: MEEKKQRNFNSNQISAKLESDAKKIQSFDYKSFVVASCLIDHNKLNGMELMIPSSSTIGNSALCLTLISILIFLFFLTTPTIPTFPDHHPHLRSLLDDSTTTNTSSIVDSSCFSSRSHDNGGGGVINYFSLHYCIFDQNLFFTIPILSLLILLHFYILIKTAQTHFSTVTTKLADRLNLSPSMAAVTLLALGNGAPDVFASVAALRGGQYRTGFGAILSAGTFVSAFVVGFVAIYAAPFPVDAASFVRDVLFYLIAASFLFYVYLSGEIYVWQAIGFVGFYVFFVGFVFWMDFGTNVDKGRSISEEEKDLLRVNDCEIASGPFESHKAEKEHLFSGIFRLYGTISRMWETPVSVLLSLTIPKPSPSDWSRFYRSANIVFCPLALLYSCNSFVPLNHPISFLFPNTHLPLWLVVLLMTSSLAFLHFTVEKQPPKTEQLPVIVVAFIMSVFWISTIAGELLNCLAALGTLLKLPPALLGLTVLAWGNSVGDLVADVAVAKAGRPAMAMAGCFAGPMFNMLVGLGSALVMQTV; the protein is encoded by the exons atggaagaaaaaaaacaaagaaactttAATTCCAATCAGATCTCAGCGAAACTCGAATCAGATGctaaaaaaatccaatcttttgaTTACAAAAGCTTCGTAGTGGCGTCTTGTTTGATTGATCATAATAAGTTGAATGGCATGGAACTgatgattccttcttcttccaccattgGAAACTCTGCTCTGTGTTTAACCCTAATCTCCATTCTCATCTTCTTATTCTTCCTCACTACACCCACCATTCCCACTTTCCCggatcatcatcctcatcttcgTTCTCTTCTCGACGATTCCACTACTACGAACACTAGCTCAATCGTTGATTCCTCTTGTTTCTCCTCGAGATCCCACGATAATGGCGGCGGCGGAGTCATCAACTACTTCTCCCTCCATTACTGCATCTTCGACCAAAACCTATTCTTCACGATCCCAATATtgtctcttcttattcttctacACTTCTACATACTCATCAAAACCGCTCAGACTCACTTCTCAACCGTCACTACTAAGCTCGCCGATCGCCTCAACCTCTCTCCCAGTATGGCCGCTGTGACTCTCTTAGCTTTAGGTAACGGCGCACCTGACGTGTTTGCCTCTGTTGCTGCTTTGCGTGGTGGTCAGTATCGTACCGGGTTCGGAGCTATCTTATCTGCTGGGACTTTCGTCTCCGCCTTTGTCGTTGGGTTTGTTGCCATCTACGCGGCGCCGTTTCCTGTAGACGCTGCTTCTTTCGTTAGAGATGTGCTTTTTTACTTGATTGCTGCTTCCTTCTTGTTCTATGTCTACTTGAGTGGGGAGATATATGTGTGGCAGGCTATAGGCTTTGTTGGGTTTTACGTTTTCTTCGTTGGTTTTGTCTTTTGGATGGATTTTGGTACCAATGTTGATAAAGGGAGAAGTATCAGTGAGGAAGAGAAGGATTTGTTGAGAGTTAATGATTGTGAGATTGCTTCAGGTCCTTTTGAGAGTCATAAAGCAGAGAAAGAACATCTTTTTTCAGGAATCTTTCGGCTTTATGGAACG ATCTCAAGGATGTGGGAAACTCCTGTATCAGTTCTTTTGAGCCTTACCATCCCAAAGCCTTCTCCTTCTGACTGGTCTAGGTTTTATCGTTCTGCCAACATTGTTTTCTGCCCTCTTGCCCTTTTATACTCTTGCAACTCTTTTGTACCACTAAACCACCCAATTTCGTTCCTCTTTCCAAACACCCATCTCCCGCTTTGGCTTGTTGTCCTCTTGATGACGTCTTCCCTAGCGTTCCTTCACTTCACAGTTGAAAAGCAACCACCAAAAACCGAGCAACTGCCGGTTATCGTTGTAGCTTTCATAATGAGTGTTTTTTGGATATCAACAATTGCTGGTGAGCTTCTTAACTGCTTGGCTGCACTTGGAACCCTCCTTAAACTGCCTCCGGCACTCCTCGGCCTAACTGTTCTTGCTTGGGGAAACTCGGTCGGTGACCTTGTTGCTGATGTGGCAGTTGCAAAGGCGGGTAGACCAGCAATGGCAATGGCTGGTTGCTTTGCTGGTCCAATGTTTAACATGCTTGTTGGACTTGGATCGGCCTTAGTAATGCAAACAG TTTGA
- the LOC104739485 gene encoding cation/calcium exchanger 5-like isoform X2, with the protein MEEKKQRNFNSNQISAKLESDAKKIQSFDYKSFVVASCLIDHNKLNGMELMIPSSSTIGNSALCLTLISILIFLFFLTTPTIPTFPDHHPHLRSLLDDSTTTNTSSIVDSSCFSSRSHDNGGGGVINYFSLHYCIFDQNLFFTIPILSLLILLHFYILIKTAQTHFSTVTTKLADRLNLSPSMAAVTLLALGNGAPDVFASVAALRGGQYRTGFGAILSAGTFVSAFVVGFVAIYAAPFPVDAASFVRDVLFYLIAASFLFYVYLSGEIYVWQAIGFVGFYVFFVGFVFWMDFGTNVDKGRSISEEEKDLLRVNDCEIASGPFESHKAEKEHLFSGIFRLYGTISRMWETPVSVLLSLTIPKPSPSDWSRFYRSANIVFCPLALLYSCNSFVPLNHPISFLFPNTHLPLWLVVLLMTSSLAFLHFTVEKQPPKTEQLPVIVVAFIMSVFWISTIAGELLNCLAALGTLLKLPPALLGLTVLAWGNSVGDLVADVAVAKAGRPAMAMAGCFAGPMFNMLVGLGSALVMQTDSEFRDSGGSVLLDCMLFSRLLV; encoded by the exons atggaagaaaaaaaacaaagaaactttAATTCCAATCAGATCTCAGCGAAACTCGAATCAGATGctaaaaaaatccaatcttttgaTTACAAAAGCTTCGTAGTGGCGTCTTGTTTGATTGATCATAATAAGTTGAATGGCATGGAACTgatgattccttcttcttccaccattgGAAACTCTGCTCTGTGTTTAACCCTAATCTCCATTCTCATCTTCTTATTCTTCCTCACTACACCCACCATTCCCACTTTCCCggatcatcatcctcatcttcgTTCTCTTCTCGACGATTCCACTACTACGAACACTAGCTCAATCGTTGATTCCTCTTGTTTCTCCTCGAGATCCCACGATAATGGCGGCGGCGGAGTCATCAACTACTTCTCCCTCCATTACTGCATCTTCGACCAAAACCTATTCTTCACGATCCCAATATtgtctcttcttattcttctacACTTCTACATACTCATCAAAACCGCTCAGACTCACTTCTCAACCGTCACTACTAAGCTCGCCGATCGCCTCAACCTCTCTCCCAGTATGGCCGCTGTGACTCTCTTAGCTTTAGGTAACGGCGCACCTGACGTGTTTGCCTCTGTTGCTGCTTTGCGTGGTGGTCAGTATCGTACCGGGTTCGGAGCTATCTTATCTGCTGGGACTTTCGTCTCCGCCTTTGTCGTTGGGTTTGTTGCCATCTACGCGGCGCCGTTTCCTGTAGACGCTGCTTCTTTCGTTAGAGATGTGCTTTTTTACTTGATTGCTGCTTCCTTCTTGTTCTATGTCTACTTGAGTGGGGAGATATATGTGTGGCAGGCTATAGGCTTTGTTGGGTTTTACGTTTTCTTCGTTGGTTTTGTCTTTTGGATGGATTTTGGTACCAATGTTGATAAAGGGAGAAGTATCAGTGAGGAAGAGAAGGATTTGTTGAGAGTTAATGATTGTGAGATTGCTTCAGGTCCTTTTGAGAGTCATAAAGCAGAGAAAGAACATCTTTTTTCAGGAATCTTTCGGCTTTATGGAACG ATCTCAAGGATGTGGGAAACTCCTGTATCAGTTCTTTTGAGCCTTACCATCCCAAAGCCTTCTCCTTCTGACTGGTCTAGGTTTTATCGTTCTGCCAACATTGTTTTCTGCCCTCTTGCCCTTTTATACTCTTGCAACTCTTTTGTACCACTAAACCACCCAATTTCGTTCCTCTTTCCAAACACCCATCTCCCGCTTTGGCTTGTTGTCCTCTTGATGACGTCTTCCCTAGCGTTCCTTCACTTCACAGTTGAAAAGCAACCACCAAAAACCGAGCAACTGCCGGTTATCGTTGTAGCTTTCATAATGAGTGTTTTTTGGATATCAACAATTGCTGGTGAGCTTCTTAACTGCTTGGCTGCACTTGGAACCCTCCTTAAACTGCCTCCGGCACTCCTCGGCCTAACTGTTCTTGCTTGGGGAAACTCGGTCGGTGACCTTGTTGCTGATGTGGCAGTTGCAAAGGCGGGTAGACCAGCAATGGCAATGGCTGGTTGCTTTGCTGGTCCAATGTTTAACATGCTTGTTGGACTTGGATCGGCCTTAGTAATGCAAACAG ATTCCGAGTTCCGAGATTCTGGGGGATCTGTCTTGTTGGACTGTATGTTGTTTTCACGTTTGTTAGTTTAA
- the LOC104739489 gene encoding amidase 1-like, which produces MATDNDYGAFIEKLTISPTPPSLFSPSLQSLTFAIKDIFDVEGHVTGFGNPDWLRTHSAATSTAPAVSSLLEAGATALGFTIMDEMACSINGDNVHYGTPRNPIASDRLPGGSSSGSAVAVAARLVDFSIGTDTGGSVRVPASYCGIFGFRPSHNAVSTAGVTPLAQSLDTVGWFARETATLKRVGSVLLEQPHLKCIEPDQLIIADDCFKLCSISRDLLVQPLVGAVENSFGGKIVVKKVNLGEYIEENVPSLKHFMTSDDVTTQQEFSIPSLMALSSSMLLSVMHEFKTNHSAWVSSVKPEFGPQLSALMEVAIRTSDEKIDHCRSVKSELKTALSTLLGEKGVLVIPTVPGPPPHLKADVAALESFSSKAFSLLSIAGVSGFCQVSIPLGLHENLPVSVSLVAKSGSDGFLLSLVDSLAGFM; this is translated from the exons ATGGCGACTGATAATGATTATGGAGCTTTCATTGAGAAATTAACAATTTCTCCAACTCCTCCTTCcttgttttctccttctctACAGAGTCTTACCTTTGCCATTAAAGATAT TTTCGATGTGGAAGGACACGTAACCGGTTTTGGTAATCCGGATTGGTTAAGGACGCACTCGGCAGCTACTTCCACGGCTCCTGCAGTTTCATCTCTCTTAGAAGCTGGTGCCACCGCTTTAGGATTTACCATTATGGATGAAATGGCTTGCAG TATAAATGGAGATAATGTGCATTATGGGACTCCCAGAAACCCGATTGCTTCCGATAGATTGCCTGGCGGATCGTCTAGTGGCTCAGCCGTAGCTGTAGCTGCTCGTCTTGTGGATTTTTCTATCG GAACTGATACCGGAGGGAGTGTACGAGTTCCAGCATCTTACTGTGGCATTTTTGGTTTCCGGCCATCACACAATGCTGTTTCCACTGCCGGAGTTACTCCACTGGCTCAGAGCCTCGATACAGTGG GATGGTTTGCTCGGGAAACCGCCACTTTGAAACGTGTAGGCTCTGTTCTTCTGGAGCAGCCTCACCTGAAGTGCATCGAACCAGATCAACTGATTATCGCTGATGACTGCTTCAAGCTGTGTAGTATATCACGTGATTTGTTGGTGCAGCCTCTCGTTGGAGCCGTGGAAAATTCGTTTGGAG GCAAGATTGTAGTAAAGAAGGTGAATCTTGGAGAGTACATTGAAGAGAATGTCCCTAGCCTTAAACATTTCATGACAAGTGACGATGTCACGACACAACAAGAGTTCAGCATTCCGTCTCTCATGGCTCTATCGAGTTCAATGCTATTGTCAGTAAT GCATGAATTCAAGACAAACCACAGTGCATGGGTCTCGTCGGTGAAACCAGAGTTTGGTCCTCAATTATCAGCATTGATGGAGGTAGCTATCAGGACGTCCGATGAGAAGATAGACCATTGCCGATCCGTGAAATCCGAACTTAAGACGGCTCTTTCAACTTTGCTCGGG GAGAAAGGTGTGTTAGTGATTCCAACGGTACCAGGTCCTCCACCGCATCTCAAAGCTGATGTGGCTGCACTTGAATCTTTCAGCAGCAAAGCCTTCAGCTTGTTGTCGATCGCTGGCGTTTCTGGATTCTGTCAG GTGAGCATACCATTAGGGCTACACGAAAATCTTCCGGTATCGGTATCCTTGGTAGCTAAGTCTGGCTCAGACGGTTTTCTTCTCAGTCTTGTGGATTCCCTTGCGGGATTTATGTGA
- the LOC104739485 gene encoding cation/calcium exchanger 5-like isoform X1 codes for MEEKKQRNFNSNQISAKLESDAKKIQSFDYKSFVVASCLIDHNKLNGMELMIPSSSTIGNSALCLTLISILIFLFFLTTPTIPTFPDHHPHLRSLLDDSTTTNTSSIVDSSCFSSRSHDNGGGGVINYFSLHYCIFDQNLFFTIPILSLLILLHFYILIKTAQTHFSTVTTKLADRLNLSPSMAAVTLLALGNGAPDVFASVAALRGGQYRTGFGAILSAGTFVSAFVVGFVAIYAAPFPVDAASFVRDVLFYLIAASFLFYVYLSGEIYVWQAIGFVGFYVFFVGFVFWMDFGTNVDKGRSISEEEKDLLRVNDCEIASGPFESHKAEKEHLFSGIFRLYGTISRMWETPVSVLLSLTIPKPSPSDWSRFYRSANIVFCPLALLYSCNSFVPLNHPISFLFPNTHLPLWLVVLLMTSSLAFLHFTVEKQPPKTEQLPVIVVAFIMSVFWISTIAGELLNCLAALGTLLKLPPALLGLTVLAWGNSVGDLVADVAVAKAGRPAMAMAGCFAGPMFNMLVGLGSALVMQTGNVYPNAYELGFHVGIVIAFVFLLLSLMGSLLVITWSRFRVPRFWGICLVGLYVVFTFVSLIIASLST; via the exons atggaagaaaaaaaacaaagaaactttAATTCCAATCAGATCTCAGCGAAACTCGAATCAGATGctaaaaaaatccaatcttttgaTTACAAAAGCTTCGTAGTGGCGTCTTGTTTGATTGATCATAATAAGTTGAATGGCATGGAACTgatgattccttcttcttccaccattgGAAACTCTGCTCTGTGTTTAACCCTAATCTCCATTCTCATCTTCTTATTCTTCCTCACTACACCCACCATTCCCACTTTCCCggatcatcatcctcatcttcgTTCTCTTCTCGACGATTCCACTACTACGAACACTAGCTCAATCGTTGATTCCTCTTGTTTCTCCTCGAGATCCCACGATAATGGCGGCGGCGGAGTCATCAACTACTTCTCCCTCCATTACTGCATCTTCGACCAAAACCTATTCTTCACGATCCCAATATtgtctcttcttattcttctacACTTCTACATACTCATCAAAACCGCTCAGACTCACTTCTCAACCGTCACTACTAAGCTCGCCGATCGCCTCAACCTCTCTCCCAGTATGGCCGCTGTGACTCTCTTAGCTTTAGGTAACGGCGCACCTGACGTGTTTGCCTCTGTTGCTGCTTTGCGTGGTGGTCAGTATCGTACCGGGTTCGGAGCTATCTTATCTGCTGGGACTTTCGTCTCCGCCTTTGTCGTTGGGTTTGTTGCCATCTACGCGGCGCCGTTTCCTGTAGACGCTGCTTCTTTCGTTAGAGATGTGCTTTTTTACTTGATTGCTGCTTCCTTCTTGTTCTATGTCTACTTGAGTGGGGAGATATATGTGTGGCAGGCTATAGGCTTTGTTGGGTTTTACGTTTTCTTCGTTGGTTTTGTCTTTTGGATGGATTTTGGTACCAATGTTGATAAAGGGAGAAGTATCAGTGAGGAAGAGAAGGATTTGTTGAGAGTTAATGATTGTGAGATTGCTTCAGGTCCTTTTGAGAGTCATAAAGCAGAGAAAGAACATCTTTTTTCAGGAATCTTTCGGCTTTATGGAACG ATCTCAAGGATGTGGGAAACTCCTGTATCAGTTCTTTTGAGCCTTACCATCCCAAAGCCTTCTCCTTCTGACTGGTCTAGGTTTTATCGTTCTGCCAACATTGTTTTCTGCCCTCTTGCCCTTTTATACTCTTGCAACTCTTTTGTACCACTAAACCACCCAATTTCGTTCCTCTTTCCAAACACCCATCTCCCGCTTTGGCTTGTTGTCCTCTTGATGACGTCTTCCCTAGCGTTCCTTCACTTCACAGTTGAAAAGCAACCACCAAAAACCGAGCAACTGCCGGTTATCGTTGTAGCTTTCATAATGAGTGTTTTTTGGATATCAACAATTGCTGGTGAGCTTCTTAACTGCTTGGCTGCACTTGGAACCCTCCTTAAACTGCCTCCGGCACTCCTCGGCCTAACTGTTCTTGCTTGGGGAAACTCGGTCGGTGACCTTGTTGCTGATGTGGCAGTTGCAAAGGCGGGTAGACCAGCAATGGCAATGGCTGGTTGCTTTGCTGGTCCAATGTTTAACATGCTTGTTGGACTTGGATCGGCCTTAGTAATGCAAACAGGTAATGTGTATCCAAATGCTTACGAACTTGGATTCCATGTAGGTATTGTGATCGCTTTCGTATTCTTGTTGCTTAGTTTGATGGGATCTCTGCTGGTAATAACCTGGTCTAGATTCCGAGTTCCGAGATTCTGGGGGATCTGTCTTGTTGGACTGTATGTTGTTTTCACGTTTGTTAGTTTAATCATCGCCAGCTTGTCAACATGA
- the LOC104743188 gene encoding sugar transporter ERD6-like 3 (The sequence of the model RefSeq protein was modified relative to this genomic sequence to represent the inferred CDS: added 110 bases not found in genome assembly), translated as MSENSRNLEAGLLLRKNQNDINECRITLVVLFSTFVSVCGSFCFGCAAGYSSVAQTGIENDLGLSVAQYSMFGSIMTFGGMIGAIFSGKVADLMGRKGTMWFAQVFCIFGWLAVAFAPNSMWLDVGRLSTGFAVGLLSYVIPVYIAEITPKHVRGAFVFANQLMQSCGLSLYYVIGTFIHWRKLALIGLIPCVFQVVTLFFIPESPRLLGKWGREKKCKASLQLLRGEDADISEEANTIRETMILFDEGPKSRVMDLFQRRYAPSVVIGVGLMLLQQFSGSSGLMYYVGSVFDKGGFSSSIGSMILAVIMIPKALLGLILVEKMGRRPLLLASNGGMCFFSLLLSFTFGFRSYGILDELTPIFTCIGVVGFISAFAVGMGGLPWIIMSEIFPMNVKVSAGTLVTLANWSFGWIVAFAYNFMLEWNASGTFLIFFAVCGAGVAFIYAMVPETKGRTLEDIQASLTDFLQ; from the exons ATGTCGGAGAATTCAAGAAACTTGGAAGCTGGTTTGTTACTTAGGAAGAACCAAAACGACATCAACGAGTGTCGTATCACTCTTGTTGTGCTCTTCAGCACTTTCGTTTCTGTTTGTGGTTCTTTCTGCTTCGGTTGTGCC GCAGGTTATTCATCAGTTGCTCAGACAGGGATCGAAAATGATTTAGGCCTCTCTGTTGCACAA TACTCCATGTTTGGTTCTATCATGACTTTTGGAGGAATGATTGGTGCCATATTCAGCGGGAAGGTCGCAGATCTCATGGGTCGAAAAGGg ACAATGTGGTTTGCTCAAGTTTTCTGCATTTTCGGCTGGCTTGCAGTAGCATTCGCGCCGAACTCCATGTGGCTTGATGTTG CTGATGCAGAGTTGTGGGTTGTCTTTATACTACGTCATTGGAACTTTTATTCATTGGCGTAAATTGGCGTTAATCG GTCTCATTCCATGTGTTTTTCAAGTTGTGACTTTGTTCTTCATTCCAGAGTCCCCTAGACTACTG GGAAAATGGGGACgcgaaaaaaaatgtaaagctTCATTACAACTTCTCCGTGGAGAAGATGCAGATATTTCTGAAGAAGCCAACACTATCAGA gaaacaatgattttgtttgatgaagGACCAAAATCGCGGGTTATGGATTTGTTTCAGAGAAGATATGCTCCGTCTGTTGTt ATTGGTGTGGGACTAATGCTTCTCCAACAATTTTCTGGAAGCTCAGGACTTATGTATTATGTCGGTAGCGTGTTTGACAAAGGAG GATTTTCAAGCAGTATTGGCTCAATGATTCTTGCAGTGATCATG ATACCAAAAGCTCTAttgggtttgattttggttgagAAAATGGGACGGAGGCCGCTTTTATtg GCTTCTAATGGTGGAATGTGCTTTTTCAGCTTGCTCCTCAGTTTTACCTTCGGTTTTCGG TCATATGGCATACTTGATGAACTCACTCCGATTTTCACATGTATTGGTGTAGTG GGTTTCATCTCTGCATTTGCCGTAGGCATGGGAGGCTTACCATGGATCATCATGTCTGAG ATATTCCCAATGAATGTTAAAGTTTCTGCTGGAACTCTGGTTACTTTGGCCAACTGGTCCTTTGGTTGGATTGTAGCTTTCGCCTACAACTTCATGCTCGAATGGAACGCTTCAG GAACGTTCTTGATCTTCTTTGCTGTATGTGGTGCGGGTGTAGCCTTTATTTACGCTATGGTACCCGAAACTAAAGGAAGAACATTGGAAGATATACAAGCTTCTCTCACAGATTTTCTACAATGA